In Siniperca chuatsi isolate FFG_IHB_CAS linkage group LG24, ASM2008510v1, whole genome shotgun sequence, the DNA window AGAGCATGCAGTGACAAATTTATATATCTCACATAAGTTTTGTGCATGTTGAGTTCTCATCTGCTCTAacaattttctgttttctcagatTCTGAGCACTTAAAAGAAtttaattacaattacaatttctGGTTTCAACaggcttaattttttttttttttaaatgaaaaagccAATGGGTACACACTGGGACGACCTGATGTTACTAAAAAGGCACGGTTTAACAGGATGACAGCTCACTTCCAGGTCAAATCCAGTGGACTTTGCATGTTATAAATACTGCCAAATCTGGGTGAGCAGGTTTAACAGCAGGGTGCAAGCGAAGCCCTACTGGTCACTCAAATATAGAGACATAACTCCACTTGAGGCGCACTTACTTTAAACATGTTCTGTGATTACAAATCTGTCCCTGTGTGCTTAAAAATCCTGACTTGCAGATATATTATTGCTCAAATTTGTTTAATGGTCCTTACATAGTTTTGTCTTAACCACATAGATTTCCAAATATAAAATTAGAATTCCTGATATACAAAATTGCTAAGTAACCAGTACACCTTCATGGATGAATTGTGCTGTCAAAACGACTAAATATGCACTTTAACATACGCCTAACAATCAGCCTGCTTTATATAAAATACTTATGTTGCTGTTACCTCTGTAGTGTTTCAACAATACCGCTGCCTGTTGCTGGttctaaattattattaaaccaATTAGAGTTGGTTTCAAACAGATACAGGCCACAGTCTAGTAACCATACTGTACACAAATGTCTTCACATCAtcacactaaaaaaaaaaaaaaaaaaaaaaagtagaaaataatgttttaagcACTGCTCTAGAAGTAACTGGCTGAGGACCAATCAGACAGTGGATCAGAGGATCCTGAAAAGGTCCTGACACTGATAAAGCCGAGCAGAGGCGACAAGATGCAGCAGCTCATTCAGAGCATCCTAATAATATTAGGATTGCCTAATGAGCTCAGTGAGGCTCAAACAACTATAGTGTTGCATTTTTCACATcctttcaaataaatgtgatCACTGATCCACAGAGGATGTACAGCATTGCTTCTTTGTACAGCaaggtaaagagagagagagttgacatggtgagaaaaaaatatctaaTATTCTCAGCTACATCATGGAAGCACCATGatgtatgtaatgtaacaatgctaagaaaacaaaaaagtaatgtgTTCACGTTCTGTTCAAGTCAAATTGGAAAGACGGTTGATCTGAGCTACTACTGAAGTACTGTTGAcaagttttagtttgtttttataagAAATCATGTAtcaggtttaaaaatgtaatgtttgaaTTGACTGTTGTTGTACATTTGTGAGGTTTTAAACTAAATAGatttttatcaaataaaatgtttaattttttaacttCAATATTTTTGCGAAAAGAAAAAAGATCCCTCAATCATAACGAGACAGGTCAGTGATGAGACGCTGTCATCATTAAATCTGAATAATTTAGACATTTGTTGTGCCCCAATAATATGAAACCTGTAAATCTGAATTTTCGGAAATTCAAGATGTATTGTTTAGCCATCACCAAGTTATTGTGTTATCACAACTACTACCGTAAAGGTTTGATTTACTGAAAAACTCATctatgtattatgtattattgcTGAGTTTATGTGTTAATTAAGAAATCAACCACAACCAGTATATACTGTGACGTACAGTATGCAATGTGAGCCACTGTAACGTAGAGTAAACTTCAATCATCCAACTGTATTCAATACAGAAACAGATCTGAGTGCTGCGAGTCTAGTGAGTCCTACAAGGTGAGAGCTTTCCTTGGTTGTGGAGAGGTGGTGGTAACAAGTGCAACAAAGAGGCTATGAAATGAAGTCATGAAACATACTGCATTATGTTGTAAAGCACAGGTTAAACAGTCGATAGATTATACATGTGTTAAATGCATGGAGAAGGACGAGGAAGTGACTAAACTGACATAAGAGGTCGTGGTGCTGTGTGGGATTTTCCCCCTGAGAAGCCGCCTGTGGGTTTAGCCTACATGAGAGGTTGGGAAGTGTGAAGCATGGAGGCGTCTGGTGGCTCTGTTGCCTCTGGCAGGTAGTGATAGTCCTTGTGGTGAATGTATCGGCGGTACTTTGGCTTCAGATGGACCCGCAAGTGTGGAAACATCAGATtctgtagagaaaaaaaaaatgacattaagtGGAGAGGAACACACAAACGTGACAGAGTTCGGAGAGAAACAGTGGTCCAGTTCAAAACACAATTTCCAGTGGATGGATCTTCCATAGCCGTGACTACTGATTTAAGCTCCTTCCAAGTAACCTGTCCTGTCGGTCTACCATCTTTAATTCACTTAGGATCCATGAGTAAATAGGAGTACTAATTGTTTTAGGGTTGCATGAGGCTTCTGCCCTTCAGACAAAAAAACTGCCTGCTGAATGAACACAACAAACATCTCCATCACACCTTATTTTAAGGAATGCAACAGCCTGTCTCATGTTGCTTTGATGAAATTGGTTGATTAAAATTGTATGTTTGGATACTTGCcttacttgtatttttatttattgtcactGTGGATCCTTGACATCTTTTGTTATCTTTTGACCTCTTTTCCATTTGGATTATAAGTCAGCCTTGTGTTTCAGTTGACAGTGTTTACCGTTCTGTTAGTACAAGATTTCCATCATTGTTAACTCTTGATTGTCCTTGCAATATAAGAAAGACACAGGATTCTTCTGAGCATGTAATTGGTCAATCTAGCCAGGCTTCATTGTCATGAAAGCATACTTAATTAATAGTGGTCAATGACACTGACAATCACCAAATCTGGTTTTGCAGCATTTCCCCTCTGTGGACTCCTTggttatatattttaaaaaaaaaggatattttTTACCTTTCCAGGATCATGTTGCAGAACAATGGGTGTCATTCCTTCAGTTCTCTGAGGATACAATGAATAAACCTGCTGCACCGTGGGCTCTAAAAACTGTAAAGTATGAGAACAGACCAAAATGTGCTCCAGTACAGAACAACAAGTTTACCAAACACTCATGTAACCAGCAGAATCACAATGAAACACATCAGAAAAATTAGCAGAACAGGAAATTTAAAAGctagaaaatgaaaaattaacatGTTCTAGCTCTTCAAATCATATCAATCATTTTTCTTGGTGAATCTGTACCTCTGGTGTGGTGTCCTCCATGACAGGCAGAGGAGGCTGGACAGAGCCTCCATTAGCAGGCTGGTACAGATATTCTGACTGCTGGGAGTACACGACTGGACTGGAGGGCATCGGCGACTGGACAACAAAACATTGACAACAGGTCTACAACTGGCCAAATTCTCCTGAAGTAAAAAGAAGGAATGTCCTACCTGGACATGTCCTACCTGGACGACATTCCACTGATACTGGTTTGGGACACACTGGGGAGAGGGTGAAGTagaaaaaaagcagtttgaaCCCCTGCGGTACTtggtgaaatgtaaaaaaattgaTGGATTTGCTAAAGGGCTGATCTGACCTGGTAGTGGTGATAGGCTGGTTGCTGGTAGACAGGCTGATGGGACTGAGGAAGCAGCACTGGAGGAGCCGGCTGCAAGAGAATAAACATACGGAAATCCCACATTATGTAGTTATTCATCTCGGTCACTTTTCATCAccttttttcatgcaaaaatataaaactttcCCAAGTAGCAGCACCTCAGTTGTgagcatttgttgtttttctttgtcttatgtgaaaGACAATTGATAATTTTTGggtttcagacaaaacaagctactTGAAGACTTCAATCTTGTTTTTAGGAAATtgtaacaggcatttttcaccattttatacaattaaaaaaacagttaatcaaatcgagaaaataatctgcataattattaatgaaaataatcgttagttgcagccccagttAAAATAATTACTAATATCAGGGtttgaaatgtaattgaatATATCGCTGTAACAATGTGATAGTTATATCATCAACTACCTAAGTTGTTTTCAAAGAGAGACACCAaactttcttttattattaaaagcagaaaaggcAACAGAAAAACTCAAGCTCTTGCTAGGCCAGCTGCCTTAGCTTAAGTAATTGGGGCTGATTGATATGTCTGCCAGAATAGTGCATTCCTGTGCCGTGCTGTTTTGCAGCTGACTTGAATGTTGTCATGTCAAAGCTACCCACCAGCATGCCTCAAGGTCAATCAGTATTAATGTAAGTCCTTAGCCTGCAGTAGTAAATGTTGCATCACACAAGTGGATCTTTGCTTTCAGTGAGGAATTAATTGTCAAGACTTGAAATGACaagcatgtttttaaatgaccaGTTGTTTAATTTTGCTATTCAAGTCAAGTGTTACGTGGGTGTGATATCAGTGAGAACTGACAGGCCAGTGGCGGCCAGGAGGGCTCATGTTAGGGCAGCTGAAGTAGGCCACTCCGTTGTGGTAAGTGTAGGGATTGCCTGTGGACGTGGTCAGGTACACAGCCCCACAGGACATCGGTAGAGGCATGGCAGAGTCAGAGATGGCCACAGGGGCGCTCTTAGCTGGGAAAACAGGGAAACCACAAAACAGTAAACCTGGGCATTTCAAAACTATCAAAAACAAATGAGTTACCTTTGGGCCAATAACAATTAGAGAGAAGCCAGTACTTAGTGCCCTGGACCTTTAGAAATGGACTTATTCAATTCAGGGTTCTTATTGTGGTCCTGATGTAAAACGGTTTTCCATTACTTTTTAGTTCTATTTCAGTAAACAGGTAACGTGGTATTTTGAAATTGTGACAAAAAAACTCGTAAGACCATTAAAAATAGTGAGTGAATTGGTATAAAACTGGTAGCTGGTAGCATTGCAGCTGTTGTATAAAACAACAGCTGCAATGCTGAGTGGAAGGTGATGTACTGAAGCTTGGCAGTACCACTGTGTGATCAAGGATCACAACGGAATCAAAACAATTCAGCCATATGTCAGAGCACCTTCAGTTTTAGAGTTTTCAGAGTGTGGACTTACTTTGTACTGAAGCTTGCTGCTTGCGGACAGCCTGACCAATGCTGAGCTTCTTGTCTTTGAAACAGATTCCATTCGCCTTTAATATAGTAGTTGAGGGAATAGATGCCACATTAGCCAACAAAGACCACTACATAAACTACATCATTATATGTACCTTAAGTTTAGCAGTAAGACACTTaaatttcctgttttacttACATCATGAAGGATTTTCAGTGCATCATCTTGGGTCTCAAATGTAACAAACCCATATCTGttcaaagagacagaaacaagacAAATTATGCTTTATCTGGCTAACAGtacatgtataaataatattCAAAGTCAAAGGATAGAAAGTCGTGGCTGCATGCATTATTATTCAGTCACTAAATGTATATGACACGGAATGACGCAATTAACTCACCCCTTTGACATTCCTGAGCGATCTATCACAATCTTCACCTCTTTTACTGCACCATGTTGAGAGAAGACATGTCGTAGGTCGCTCTCATTAACCtttatgaaacacacacacacacatttttgactGTGTTATCACCCCAAAAGAAGGTGGTTGCTGATTTGGTTCAATTCATTTGCTCCagaattaatcatttcagataatttattaataattttggtCTTGACAAgggacatttttgacattttatgcctttattagccagtagagagctgacaggaagtgagatGAGAGAGATGAGGGATGACACAGGacattgttatatattatttttgagTACTAAAGTATTCTGAATCTTGGAAATCAGCTATGATTCAGACCGCATCTGCAGAATGTTTTATGTATGATTGGTCTAAAAACTATTTCTGGAGAAATTTGAAATTACTGCTAACACTACTAACATTAGACCTCCTATGAATTATGTTCATTCTCATCTCAGTCTTATCCTGACCATAGCTTGTTAACATGATTTGCTGCTCTCTAGTGTCTACCCTTCTACAGTAAGACACCCAAGCCCAAACATGCACTCTGCTTGTGTTTAGGAGCTCTCACCTTGTAGTCAATTCCCCCGACAAAAATCCGATTGGGGATAACAGTGCCGAGGCGGGGGACGTGGTGGATCAGGCTGTCATCGTGGTTTTCTGGAGGTAACACATCAGGggtggaggagctgctgctgctgttctgggACGGACAGCATGATGTAAacttgaataaaagaaaatgacatgATGGTCTAATTCTGGGCCAGTAATAAACAACATAGCTATCACCCCTGGACAGGAAGTAGTGACTATACTCAGATTGGATTTGGTGATTTGGTTTTTATGCACACaagaaaagttttaaaatgagtgTGGGTCTGGACATAAGGACACTTAACTCTGTTATTACTTAATACTAGATCAAAAGAAAATATCCAGCGTTATCCCTTCCTACCAGACAACACTTACTGTTGAACTTAAATCTTTTGTTTAGCTGGCTAGCAAACAAAGcaacaagaaagcaaagaacAAAACTATGTTGTCTTTAAAAatgcatctgtttttttctaGAAATAGCgggaaaaataaaaccattaacAGCTCCTTCTTAATCACTCATTGAAgtccaacaaacaaaataataaacagtagGTCCCTGAGTCTTTTAAGTCAGATGAAGTCGATGCACCTGCAGCCAGTGTATAAAATCAGCTAACAGTAACAACATGGCCAAAGTTAATAGTTTCatgaaagtaaaaatgtctACAGCACAAACCAACTGTTAATTTCTGCACACTGTTTCAGTTGAGatgtcaaatgaaaacatgaataaacaaTGGCATCTAATAAAGGAGTGTGAGAATATCAACTACCAAGAAAAATCACTTATGAAAAATGTGTCTTGTAACTAATTGactaacacaaaataaaatctttgatTCATTcagaaatgtatcttttttCCTCATAGGGTAGCACCCTCAAAAAACTAACTTTTGTAGCTTATTTGTAAGCTAgctctgacataaaaaaaaaagtaattatgaCCCCGaaaaatgttttgcaaaaaGTTAACTTACCTTAAAGAAAATTAACCACTAAGTATCACTCTTTAGTTAGCTACTTAgctaattttaataaaattccTATTTTCTTAAGTTATCAAGTTAGCAGACTGAACCACTTACCATTAGCTACACAAGTTGTTAGCTTTTTCTTGCTTGGTTGATTTTAGTTAAACTGAGCTAAAGGAAAACAGTCCATAATGTATGATGAACTAATCTtacaatgtatatatatataacaaccCTAAGTGCAACACTGACTTAAGTAGCTTCACcgtatttaatataaaataacttAGCTAACTATAATTATCATAAACACTGttatgctagctagctaaaggATTTGCCAGCAAGGCGGTAAGGGCAGACTTGACAGTTCACTCACCGCGGTTTGGTTCTCCACTTCCATAGCTACATTCAGCTGGTTAACTTCTGCCTCT includes these proteins:
- the LOC122872057 gene encoding protein boule-like isoform X3, producing the protein MVCGRKSLWPNNVQSDEVINEARGARAKTEGKLTLEQSQTVGGEAEVNQLNVAMEVENQTANSSSSSSTPDVLPPENHDDSLIHHVPRLGTVIPNRIFVGGIDYKVNESDLRHVFSQHGAVKEVKIVIDRSGMSKGYGFVTFETQDDALKILHDANGICFKDKKLSIGQAVRKQQASVQTKSAPVAISDSAMPLPMSCGAVYLTTSTGNPYTYHNGVAYFSCPNMSPPGRHWPPAPPVLLPQSHQPVYQQPAYHHYQCVPNQYQWNVVQVGHVQSPMPSSPVVYSQQSEYLYQPANGGSVQPPLPVMEDTTPEFLEPTVQQVYSLYPQRTEGMTPIVLQHDPGKNLMFPHLRVHLKPKYRRYIHHKDYHYLPEATEPPDASMLHTSQPLM
- the LOC122872057 gene encoding protein boule-like isoform X2; its protein translation is MVCGRKSLWPNNVQSDEVINEARGARAKTEGKLTLEQSQTVGGEAEVNQLNVAMEVENQTAFTSCCPSQNSSSSSSTPDVLPPENHDDSLIHHVPRLGTVIPNRIFVGGIDYKVNESDLRHVFSQHGAVKEVKIVIDRSGMSKGYGFVTFETQDDALKILHDANGICFKDKKLSIGQAVRKQQASVQTKSAPVAISDSAMPLPMSCGAVYLTTSTGNPYTYHNGVAYFSCPNMSPPGRHWPPAPPVLLPQSHQPVYQQPAYHHYQCVPNQYQWNVVQSPMPSSPVVYSQQSEYLYQPANGGSVQPPLPVMEDTTPEFLEPTVQQVYSLYPQRTEGMTPIVLQHDPGKNLMFPHLRVHLKPKYRRYIHHKDYHYLPEATEPPDASMLHTSQPLM
- the LOC122872057 gene encoding protein boule-like isoform X1: MVCGRKSLWPNNVQSDEVINEARGARAKTEGKLTLEQSQTVGGEAEVNQLNVAMEVENQTAFTSCCPSQNSSSSSSTPDVLPPENHDDSLIHHVPRLGTVIPNRIFVGGIDYKVNESDLRHVFSQHGAVKEVKIVIDRSGMSKGYGFVTFETQDDALKILHDANGICFKDKKLSIGQAVRKQQASVQTKSAPVAISDSAMPLPMSCGAVYLTTSTGNPYTYHNGVAYFSCPNMSPPGRHWPPAPPVLLPQSHQPVYQQPAYHHYQCVPNQYQWNVVQVGHVQSPMPSSPVVYSQQSEYLYQPANGGSVQPPLPVMEDTTPEFLEPTVQQVYSLYPQRTEGMTPIVLQHDPGKNLMFPHLRVHLKPKYRRYIHHKDYHYLPEATEPPDASMLHTSQPLM
- the LOC122872057 gene encoding protein boule-like isoform X4, with the translated sequence MEHEAEVNQLNVAMEVENQTAFTSCCPSQNSSSSSSTPDVLPPENHDDSLIHHVPRLGTVIPNRIFVGGIDYKVNESDLRHVFSQHGAVKEVKIVIDRSGMSKGYGFVTFETQDDALKILHDANGICFKDKKLSIGQAVRKQQASVQTKSAPVAISDSAMPLPMSCGAVYLTTSTGNPYTYHNGVAYFSCPNMSPPGRHWPPAPPVLLPQSHQPVYQQPAYHHYQCVPNQYQWNVVQVGHVQSPMPSSPVVYSQQSEYLYQPANGGSVQPPLPVMEDTTPEFLEPTVQQVYSLYPQRTEGMTPIVLQHDPGKNLMFPHLRVHLKPKYRRYIHHKDYHYLPEATEPPDASMLHTSQPLM
- the LOC122872057 gene encoding protein boule-like isoform X5 encodes the protein MEHEAEVNQLNVAMEVENQTANSSSSSSTPDVLPPENHDDSLIHHVPRLGTVIPNRIFVGGIDYKVNESDLRHVFSQHGAVKEVKIVIDRSGMSKGYGFVTFETQDDALKILHDANGICFKDKKLSIGQAVRKQQASVQTKSAPVAISDSAMPLPMSCGAVYLTTSTGNPYTYHNGVAYFSCPNMSPPGRHWPPAPPVLLPQSHQPVYQQPAYHHYQCVPNQYQWNVVQVGHVQSPMPSSPVVYSQQSEYLYQPANGGSVQPPLPVMEDTTPEFLEPTVQQVYSLYPQRTEGMTPIVLQHDPGKNLMFPHLRVHLKPKYRRYIHHKDYHYLPEATEPPDASMLHTSQPLM